The following proteins come from a genomic window of Nostoc sp. ATCC 53789:
- the arsS gene encoding arsenosugar biosynthesis radical SAM (seleno)protein ArsS (Some members of this family are selenoproteins.), giving the protein MQTQSKITPFKNKLNSPLTKKGISVLQINLGKRCNLACTHCHVEAGPKRTEELSPEVCEQLISLIHKFPEIKIVDLTGGAPEMNYGFKPLVEAARATGKQVIVRSNLTIYFEDGFADLPEYFAQHQIRVVASLPCYLVDNVDKMRGSGVFDSSVKALQWLNQLGYGKDENLILDLVFNPQLPTTEKFSLAPEQTNLERDYKTFLQEHFNIVFNNLFTINNLPVGRTKIHLERRKLHSSYLQFLESNFNPGTVEHLMCRDQLSIDYLGNVYDCDFNQMMNLPAKTGNSEPLTVSKLLEAGSLDLISEIQTAAYCYGCTAGCGSSCGGALL; this is encoded by the coding sequence ATGCAAACTCAATCCAAAATTACACCATTTAAAAATAAACTAAATTCACCTTTGACAAAAAAGGGGATCTCTGTTTTACAAATTAATCTAGGTAAGCGTTGTAACCTTGCCTGTACACACTGTCATGTCGAAGCTGGGCCAAAACGTACAGAAGAGCTTTCTCCTGAAGTTTGCGAACAATTGATTTCGCTAATCCATAAATTTCCCGAAATTAAAATTGTGGATTTGACTGGTGGCGCACCAGAAATGAATTATGGATTTAAGCCATTAGTAGAAGCAGCAAGAGCAACCGGCAAGCAGGTGATTGTCCGGTCTAATTTGACTATTTATTTTGAAGATGGATTTGCTGATTTACCAGAATATTTTGCTCAACACCAAATAAGAGTTGTGGCTTCTCTACCATGCTATTTAGTAGATAATGTTGATAAAATGCGTGGTTCTGGCGTTTTTGATAGTTCAGTCAAAGCTTTGCAGTGGCTTAACCAACTCGGCTATGGTAAAGATGAAAATTTAATTTTGGACTTGGTATTTAATCCCCAGTTACCCACTACTGAAAAATTTTCCTTAGCTCCCGAACAGACTAACCTAGAACGAGATTACAAAACGTTCTTACAAGAACATTTTAATATTGTATTTAACAACCTCTTCACCATTAACAACCTACCAGTTGGTAGAACCAAAATACATTTAGAACGGAGAAAACTACACAGTAGCTATTTGCAGTTTTTAGAGTCAAATTTTAATCCTGGCACAGTTGAACATTTGATGTGCCGCGATCAACTTTCAATTGACTATCTAGGAAATGTATATGATTGTGACTTTAACCAGATGATGAATTTGCCTGCAAAAACTGGTAATTCTGAACCACTAACAGTTAGCAAATTGCTAGAAGCTGGCAGTCTAGACCTGATTAGTGAGATCCAAACTGCTGCTTATTGCTATGGTTGTACTGCTGGGTGTGGTTCTAGTTGTGGTGGTGCTTTGCTCTAA
- a CDS encoding inorganic phosphate transporter has product MLLISLFIATLFLAYSNGANDNFKGVATLFGSRTSSYQTAILWATFTTLGGAATATFLASTLIKNFSGKGLVPDAIANSPEFHLAVAIATGLTVLIATLMGFPISTTHSLIGALVGAGLVAIGLKVNFAVLGTSFVLPLFLSPIIAIPFGAAIYSLSGYINSKWNLPVNQKMIDTCHFLSAGVVSFARGLNDTPKISSLILVIEYFSVQGGMITIAIAMALGGLLNSQKVAVTMSEKITSLNPPQGLSANIVTGILVIAASLFGLPVSTTHVSVGSIFGVGLIGKKANMRVFYQILLSWILTLPIAAIISGIIYRLLQG; this is encoded by the coding sequence ATGTTGTTAATTAGTTTATTTATCGCTACGCTTTTTTTAGCATATTCAAATGGTGCCAATGACAACTTTAAAGGGGTAGCAACGTTGTTTGGTAGCCGAACTAGTAGCTATCAAACAGCAATTTTGTGGGCAACTTTCACAACTTTAGGTGGTGCAGCAACTGCAACTTTTTTGGCAAGTACACTAATTAAAAACTTCTCTGGTAAAGGACTAGTGCCTGATGCGATCGCTAATTCACCAGAGTTTCATCTCGCAGTTGCGATCGCAACTGGTCTAACTGTACTGATAGCCACCCTTATGGGGTTTCCCATTTCCACAACTCACAGTTTAATCGGTGCGCTAGTTGGCGCTGGATTAGTTGCGATCGGACTCAAAGTCAATTTTGCCGTTTTGGGAACTTCCTTTGTTTTGCCTTTATTTCTCAGTCCGATCATTGCCATTCCTTTCGGAGCAGCAATTTACAGCTTATCTGGCTATATAAATTCCAAATGGAACCTACCAGTCAATCAAAAAATGATTGATACTTGCCATTTTCTCAGCGCCGGAGTTGTGAGTTTTGCGAGAGGATTAAATGATACTCCCAAGATTTCCTCACTCATTCTAGTTATTGAGTATTTTTCGGTTCAGGGAGGAATGATCACGATTGCGATCGCAATGGCACTTGGCGGTTTACTCAACTCCCAAAAAGTTGCTGTCACCATGAGTGAAAAGATTACCTCATTGAATCCTCCTCAAGGCTTATCAGCAAATATAGTAACTGGAATTCTAGTGATTGCAGCTAGTCTGTTTGGACTTCCTGTTTCCACCACTCATGTTTCAGTTGGATCTATTTTTGGAGTCGGTTTGATTGGCAAAAAAGCCAATATGCGTGTATTTTATCAGATACTATTATCGTGGATTTTAACTTTACCTATTGCTGCAATTATTAGTGGAATAATTTACAGATTATTACAAGGTTAG
- the arsM gene encoding arsenosugar biosynthesis arsenite methyltransferase ArsM, producing the protein MTYLETAAQFYREVAETPQVGLCCVQSTPLQLPGLKIPLAMQEMNYGCGTTVHSSELGNQPTVLYVGVGGGLEALQFAYFSRYAGAVIAVEPVGAMREAAARNLEIAAQENPWFDTSFVEIREGDAFNLPVADASVDIVAQNCLFNIFEPEDLNRALKEAYRVLKPGGRLQMSDPIATSEIPAHLQQDERLRAMCLSGALTYQEYTELITNAGFGQVEIRARRPYRLLDSQTYNLDEHLLLESLDSVSFKVDIPEDGACIFTGKTAIYAGSEPFFDDSAGHLLQRGIPAAVCDKTAAKLAAIKPAEIIVTNSTWHYSGGGCC; encoded by the coding sequence ATGACTTATCTAGAAACAGCAGCGCAATTTTACCGCGAAGTTGCCGAAACCCCGCAAGTTGGACTTTGTTGTGTGCAAAGTACACCCCTGCAACTACCAGGGTTGAAAATTCCTTTGGCTATGCAGGAAATGAACTATGGTTGTGGCACTACCGTTCACTCCAGCGAACTAGGAAATCAGCCTACTGTGCTTTATGTGGGCGTTGGTGGCGGCTTAGAAGCGTTGCAATTCGCTTATTTTTCCCGCTATGCAGGTGCTGTAATTGCCGTTGAACCGGTTGGGGCCATGCGGGAAGCAGCCGCACGCAATCTGGAAATTGCTGCTCAAGAAAACCCGTGGTTTGACACGAGTTTTGTAGAAATCCGCGAAGGTGATGCTTTTAACTTACCGGTTGCTGATGCTAGCGTCGATATCGTGGCGCAGAATTGCCTTTTCAACATCTTTGAACCAGAAGATTTAAACCGTGCTTTAAAAGAAGCCTATCGGGTATTAAAACCAGGCGGACGTTTGCAGATGAGCGATCCAATTGCCACTAGTGAAATTCCAGCACATCTTCAACAAGATGAACGACTCAGAGCCATGTGTTTATCAGGCGCGCTTACATATCAAGAGTATACTGAACTGATTACAAATGCTGGTTTTGGTCAAGTTGAAATTCGCGCTCGTCGTCCTTATCGTCTACTAGATTCTCAGACTTATAATTTAGACGAACACCTACTTTTAGAAAGCCTGGATTCTGTCTCCTTTAAAGTTGATATTCCAGAAGATGGTGCTTGTATTTTCACAGGAAAAACAGCAATTTATGCTGGTTCAGAACCCTTTTTCGATGACTCAGCAGGACACTTACTCCAGCGAGGTATTCCCGCAGCAGTGTGTGATAAAACTGCCGCTAAACTTGCGGCTATCAAGCCAGCAGAAATAATTGTTACCAACTCAACCTGGCACTATAGCGGTGGTGGTTGCTGTTAA
- a CDS encoding response regulator transcription factor produces MTHILLVEDEVKLARFVELELNYEGYQVSIAYDGLTALTAARELHLDLVIVDWVLPGLSGLEICHHLRNISDKLPIILLTVKDEVSDRIVGLDAGADDYLVKPFSVDELLARVGTHLRRNWQVDSADVLEFEDLSLNRRTRQVYRDQRLIELTAKEFDLLEYLLAHPRQLITCDRILQEVWAYDFMSDANIIELHIRYLRLKLEANNEKCLIQTVSGVGYTLHD; encoded by the coding sequence ATGACGCACATCTTACTGGTTGAAGATGAAGTCAAACTGGCGCGATTTGTCGAATTAGAATTAAATTATGAAGGCTATCAAGTCAGTATTGCCTACGATGGATTAACTGCACTCACCGCAGCGCGTGAGTTACATCTAGATTTAGTAATTGTAGACTGGGTGTTGCCTGGCTTATCGGGGTTAGAGATTTGCCACCACCTGCGAAATATTAGTGATAAATTGCCAATAATATTATTAACCGTCAAAGATGAAGTAAGCGATCGCATTGTAGGCTTAGACGCTGGTGCTGATGATTACCTCGTTAAGCCCTTCAGTGTTGATGAATTATTGGCCAGAGTTGGCACTCACCTGCGAAGAAATTGGCAAGTAGACAGCGCAGATGTTTTAGAATTTGAAGACTTGAGTTTAAATCGTCGCACGCGCCAAGTGTACCGAGATCAAAGGTTAATTGAGTTAACTGCTAAGGAATTTGATTTACTGGAATATTTACTGGCCCATCCACGACAGCTAATTACCTGCGATCGCATTTTACAAGAAGTCTGGGCTTACGACTTCATGAGCGATGCCAACATCATCGAACTTCATATACGCTACCTGCGTCTGAAACTTGAAGCCAATAACGAAAAGTGTCTCATTCAAACTGTGAGTGGTGTCGGCTACACATTGCATGATTGA
- a CDS encoding Mo-dependent nitrogenase C-terminal domain-containing protein codes for MTSFIQVRSHNDLLHPVREWLEKIEIHNSKLAHFLCKAIPAQCPFEQDITLFGRKLFHIPPMCKLNPLYEEVVGLRFKALCYLADKCGEDVTSYC; via the coding sequence ATGACAAGCTTTATTCAAGTACGGTCACACAATGATTTACTACACCCAGTACGCGAGTGGTTGGAAAAGATAGAAATTCATAACTCTAAATTGGCTCATTTCTTGTGCAAAGCTATTCCTGCTCAGTGTCCCTTTGAGCAAGATATCACACTGTTTGGTCGGAAGCTATTTCATATTCCTCCGATGTGTAAATTAAATCCACTATACGAGGAAGTAGTTGGTTTGCGTTTTAAAGCACTCTGTTATCTTGCCGATAAATGTGGTGAAGATGTCACAAGCTATTGCTAA
- a CDS encoding class I SAM-dependent methyltransferase, with the protein MTDNFFSNKKLLFDRWAPSYDWLFPSVFYRAIHKRLLEYVDLPKSANVLDIGCGTGRLLERLATQFPDLRGTGLDFSANMLRLARQSNHHRPRLIYIEGKAESLPFADGQFNAVFSTISFLHYLEPKQVVSQIARVLSPGGRFYLVDINITSKKEAEPQLLPLTPRGIRLYSPNQRQLLGSSAGLLCLNHHYLLGPVLLTIFAKPPI; encoded by the coding sequence ATGACTGATAACTTCTTCAGTAACAAAAAGCTACTTTTTGACCGATGGGCACCAAGTTATGATTGGCTCTTTCCTTCAGTGTTTTATCGAGCCATTCACAAACGCTTGCTGGAGTACGTCGATTTACCAAAGTCAGCAAATGTACTTGATATCGGTTGTGGTACTGGCCGCTTACTTGAGCGCCTTGCTACTCAGTTTCCTGACCTGCGGGGTACTGGATTGGATTTCTCTGCTAATATGTTGCGGTTAGCAAGACAGAGCAACCACCACCGTCCACGCTTAATTTATATTGAGGGTAAAGCTGAGTCTCTTCCTTTTGCTGATGGTCAATTTAATGCTGTCTTCAGCACTATCAGCTTCTTGCACTATTTGGAACCGAAACAGGTAGTTAGTCAGATAGCACGGGTACTTTCTCCCGGTGGCCGTTTCTACTTAGTTGACATTAACATTACTTCTAAAAAAGAGGCAGAGCCTCAATTATTGCCACTTACTCCCCGTGGAATTAGACTCTACAGCCCTAATCAACGTCAACTTCTTGGCTCTTCTGCTGGGCTATTGTGTTTGAATCACCACTATTTATTAGGGCCAGTCTTACTAACAATTTTTGCTAAACCTCCGATTTGA
- a CDS encoding GNAT family N-acetyltransferase yields MNQSNPPLPSGCVLRKATLADKWSIRLLVFSAKLDPTQLNWQQFWVIEFGDNLVACGQLRNFSGAQELGSLVVASAWRGRGLGTLLTQHLINTATQPLYLECLGERLAQFYSRFNFAPISFEDLPQFPRTTGLSTLNDKFRLSQLAKKLLKVPVVFMEYRGHTNS; encoded by the coding sequence ATGAACCAGAGTAATCCACCGTTACCATCTGGATGTGTCCTTCGCAAGGCAACCTTGGCGGATAAGTGGTCAATTCGATTGCTGGTATTCTCAGCGAAACTCGACCCAACTCAATTAAACTGGCAGCAATTTTGGGTAATTGAATTTGGTGATAATCTCGTAGCTTGCGGACAGCTACGTAATTTTTCAGGGGCACAAGAACTTGGTAGTTTGGTCGTTGCATCAGCTTGGAGAGGTCGCGGTTTGGGTACTTTGCTAACGCAGCATTTGATTAATACAGCAACGCAACCACTTTATCTTGAATGTTTAGGTGAACGATTGGCACAGTTTTACAGTCGGTTTAATTTTGCACCAATATCTTTTGAAGACTTGCCACAATTTCCCAGAACAACAGGCTTGTCTACGCTCAACGATAAATTTAGATTGTCGCAATTAGCTAAAAAGCTGCTCAAAGTTCCTGTGGTGTTTATGGAATATCGAGGACATACTAATTCGTAA